The Malaclemys terrapin pileata isolate rMalTer1 chromosome 20, rMalTer1.hap1, whole genome shotgun sequence genome contains the following window.
AAGCAACCAGGGAGCGTGGGGGGCCCTTAAACAGGCCTGCCCCAGCCTCAGTGCTGTCCGGAAAGTCGTCAGGGCCCTGCAAGGGGTCTCAGATTGGGGTTctgccagctcctggagccatCTCCAGTCTAGGGCCTGAGGGTCGGGCCCCTGCACTGGGCTCTCCACTTCTTCCTGCTCTCCCCCTGAGATCGGCAGTTTGATTCCCCTAAGTGACTCCGGGCAAGACCCAAGTGCCGCCCAGTCGGGCCAGGTGCCGGCGTGTGGCTGTGTGAAACGCGAGTCTCTCTGGCCTGTTTCCCCCGTGACTGACTGAATTCCTAGTGTGGCAGCACACTGGGCACCAGTGCTTGTGCAGAACGCCTGGCCCGGGCTGCCCGCTCTGGGCTGCCCCGACACTGCAATGGCGTTATCTGGGGGGGCTGGTTTGCAGTCCGCATGTGCCTCCCCGTCCCAGCTGAGCTGGGCTCCCACCTCTGCCTTCCTCTGGGGCTAGAATTCGCCGGTTTCTGCCGAGCTCCGGTCGGGCCCTCGTGGAGAGAGGCCGACGTTGGCTCTGTCTCTGCTGGGGTCGTTCAGCGTGTCGGGCTGCGTGCGCCGGGGCTTCTGCCAAGCTAAGCAGATCTCTGGGGAAGAGCAGCCGCGTCTCGCGCTTCagaatattgggcctgattctctgctgtcCTGCACCCAACGCAGACACCAGAACCCGGGCCAAATGCTCCCGCTCGGCTCTGTGCGGGCGGACGTGGCTGCCCAAGGAAGTGCAGAATCGgggccaagccccccccccccccccccccaagccctgaaATTCACCTTGATGCTCCTCTTTAATGTCGCCTTCCATGGCCAAACGCTAAAGCACTTTCGCCCCCACCCGGCTGGCCGGCCTGGGGAACCCGCAGCAGGAAGTGCTGCGAGTCAGGAATCTCCAGCTATAAAAATAGGAGACTTTCTCCTTTGCTTCAACTCTTCCAtgaaaggagagagcggctggcACGGGCGGCCTGGAGAGCTCCATCTGCGTTTCCCTCCCAGGCGAAGGGAGATCACCGCTCTCGCCCGGGGCTCTTCTCGCATGGAGGGAGGTGCACGTACCTGGTTCCGATGAGCTGTGCACTGGCACGGCGTTGTCACGTTGCGCCAGAGAAGCGTCTGCCCCACTGCAGCGTCGAACAGGCCTTGGAGAAGGTGGCTGTTAACACGGCTGCCTGGGGTGTGAGGGGGCCACCAGGCGAGACCAGGCCATTCCCTATAACTCGCCCCTGCTTcgtgccagggctctgaggaaACCAGCCCCCAGCATGGGATCCCTAAGGCAGCTCCATGGCCCTGGGGGAACCGGCCCTCGGAGCTGTTTGGAAGGGAGTCGAGCGGGGCTCAGCTCCGGATGTGAGCTGTGACAGCGGGGCCCCTCCTGGCTTGCCCTGGCCGGGCGCCCTGCAGATGCACATGGGGCCTGGTGCTGCCCAGCCTGCGAGGGGCTGGCCCCTGGCGCTCAGGCTGGGTGCCGGCTTGGGGGGGAAATGGCCACAAACCTGCAGCAGGGGAAAGCCGTGGGGACTCCATGGAGACCCCCGTCAGGTCAGGGGAGCCCGTCCCGCTCTCAAGCTGGCGCGTGGGGCAGGAACCTGCGGGGCTGGCAGGCAGAGGCGACCCGGCAGCTGGCTCCCCCACGGATGCCAGGCTGGGCTCGCCGCGTCAGGAAGCGGAACCGTGGGTAGCCTGTGGCATGGCTCAGACTTCCCCAGCCTCCTCCACGTTCACATCCTCTGctcaggagggggaaggggggctggcccCCAAAGTGGGAGAGGCAACACGCTCTGCCCACTGGGGATGTGCCCCCCGGTGCCCTGTGGAGTTTGGGGACAGTCCCCTGCTCTGCGGGGGCTTGACATGTTCCAGCCGTACCCATGCCCAGCCCTCTCTGCTCCCGGGGCCCTGGCCTCCTGCTGCAATCGGCTCACGTCCAGGGTCTCCTCTGGGAGTTGGGCGCTTTGCTCTCCcgctagccctgccctggctgggagctggtaCCGCGGGGGTCCAACGAGCCCATGGCCCAACGCCTGGCCCAGCTCTCAGGCAGATGCCATaaaacccagggctggagccggcCCCACGGATCCCCCTGTAAACCCAGGTGCAACACCCAGTCCCTTCCCTAGAGCCACGGCCCAGTTTTCTCTGACTGCCCACGGCCTCTGCGTAGGCCTGCACCCAGCTtggccagcagggagggggctgcattggggggtggagggggtcgTTGTGCCTTGATCCCATTGGCTGtaagtgtggggggggaaatcctggtTTAACCCTTCGCATTCCCGGCTCAGGGCCATCCCCCGCCAGCCTCTCTTTCTACAGGCCAGATGGGGTGGGACTGGGAACAGCTGTTCCATTGTCAGGAattgttcccctccccctggggGCTGATTGCTAGTGGGGGATGGGAgcctctttccttccctcctccagaaACACAGGACCTGGACACTGGCTCTGGCGAGGGGGGAGCAGCAGGTCACTGCAGAGCAGTCCCCAAGCCACGGGCTGGTCAGTCCAAGCTGCGTATGGCCCAGAAGGagcggagtgggggaggggcctgcaGCCCCATCTGGTGACTGGTAgggccagggggtgctgggcacagGGTTTACAGCCTGGCAGCGCTGGGCGCCAGCAGGACAATGGGGCTCTGTACCAGGCGTATCCGGAGCGGCCTGGCCCTGgacctgagggagggggaagctgccagctgggatgggagtggcgggggggggggcggaggagcaGGCTCTCGCAGGCCCCGAGTTCACCTGGGGTGCGTGGCTCCGGCAGGTCTGCAGGGACCCCAGGCCAGGAgagcacgggggtgggggggctctgcctcagccaggctggggggaggggggggctctgCCAGAGCTGGGGGAACAAAGGGGGATTAAAACCCCCCCACCATGGGGCCGAGCCCTCTGCCCTCACCCACTGGGCTGGGCTCGGCACCTGCGGGCGCTGTTGGGTCAGGCCCTGTCCTGTGGCACTGGGCATGAGGACGGACCTGCTGACGTGGGCCCTggggcctggcccggctcccttTGCCAGACCGGGGCCAGCTCCTGTATCGGGCTCTGGCAGGAAGCAGCCTGCATGCCCCAGGCTGATTGCTGGCATTTCCTGGTGCTGAATGAGCAGATGGGCCAGGAGGGAGGCGATCCCATGTGACAACAGGGCCCAGCCTGGGGTCACATTGTCACGGAGTGTgcgggagtcagggccctgcatccCCAATTCCTGCcattcaccgggactctcagccagccagtgaaACGGAAGGTTAATTGGACAGGAACACCATCCAAACGGCACtcgtaggtacaaccaggacccctcaatcaGGTCCCCAGGGGGGTAGGGAGCTTATCCCTCCgcttccccagccagctctaaaCCAAAACCCCTCCAGCCAccgcccccggctcctcctccagcctttgtccagtttcctggggaaaaggtgtcacctggccctacccccctcctgggctcaggttacatgctcaggtatcctcgCCCTGGTATCCCATCACCAATGCCGACAGTCTCAATAAAACTCCCGcacaacattcccaggtcaatccgccTCGCTCCCTGCTCCCTCACACACATGCAGGGCACCGTGTGGCATGAGAGGCAAAGCCCCCCGTGAATGTGTGTAGGGCATGGCTTCGCCTGCCAGAGGGGCTAGAACCTGGCACtccggggctgggtggtgctggctTTAACTGGCTCTGGGGATGTCCAGCGCTTCTGCAGATCTGGGTCTAGAGCCCAAATTCCTGCCACCTGCTCCAACCCATGACCGCTGCTGGGGTCCTGCATCCCGCTCGGGAGCCCACAACTCACGGAGGAGGTGGGTCAATTGGAGGGGGTCCGAGAAGAGAGGCGAGAACCAGCAAAGGGTTTGAACGAGCTCCGCGTAGCGTCACACAGAGAAGGTTGGGGGTGACTGGAGCCCAGGCGATCAGCAGCTATGGGCCCCGGGGCACAAATACTTGAAGATCTGACGAGCCACATGAAGCGAGACAGAGTTCGACTCTTAaacatttgcaccttatttccgaTGAGTGAAATCCACCCCCCACCCGGAACAATTCAcctgggatggatgggtgggggggaatctcCATTGCTCCCCAGTTCAGAGCGAGAGGGGCTGGCTTGCAGCAGATCTGCCCTAGGAGTTactgggggggctgggctctgggctgggccgtGCAGGGGGTCGGCCGAGATGAGCACAAGGTCCCTTCCGGCCTCGGGAGCTAGGAACCCTCTGGCCTGAGCTTCCCTGAGCTGGCAAGGGCGGCTTTGTCGCTGGGAGACCCTGCGGCGGGGGGAGCCCCAGGGTGAGGCTGGGGCCCCTTGCACATGGCTCTCCTGTGGGGACTAGGCAGGGCTGGCATGGGATCCACTCcccagcacagagcagctgggaggggaTTACGGCAGAGGCCTGGCAGCTCCAGGGAAGTGGGGGGGCCTGTCCAGACCCCAGGCCACCCCCCAAGgctgcatcccccccaccccgctcctgaGCCCCGTCTCATTGCAGGAGGCAGAGATGCCGGATGAAGTGAACATTGATGAACTCCTGGAGCTGGACACAGACGAGGCGCGGGCTGCACAGCTGCAGGTATGTGCCGGGGTCCGGCCAGCCCCATCCCCTCTCAGCAGCTCGGGGCCCTGGCCTGGGGCCTGTCTGTCCAGGGGGCGCTGGCCCTGTGCTCTGCCCGCAGAACTGTGGGGCATGGCCCGGGCTCTGTCCTGCCACGGAGGCGGTGCGCAGGCGGCGCTGGCCATGGGGAACGGCTGCTGTCAGAGGCTTGTTCCGTGGCTTCTCTTCCAAGCTGTGTGGGACTTTGACCGGCGGGGCCCCCCGGGGCTGCATGATTCAGACAGAGAATCAGCCGGCGGGGTCAGGGAGAGACTTTCTCCAGGGGGCCGATGGGCCGTGCTTCCGCCACTGGGCCCCGAGCGCAGCTAGGCAGCCTGGCCTCCTGCGGCACCTGCTGTGGGTCAGACCCCCTACCCCGGATTCGCTCCAGATCACAGGGACGGGGGAAGCTGCTCCACTCAAGTGAGAGGAGGGCTCTGCCCCGGGAGGCCGGCTGGGTGTGCCGGGCTCCCGCCGGAGTCCAGGGGAGGATCGAGCCCCCGGCTGTAGGGCACCTACCAGCTGGGGGGCCAGGTCCTGGGGCGGGCTGTCCCGTGGCTGCCGGGCCCCTGGGGCCGGGGGACCAGGCTGGGGGGCCTGGAGCTGGCAGGTCCCATTGTCCCATGTGGGCCGGGGCGTGGATCTGCGCCAGAGACCCCGCGCACTGCGCTcaggtctgtctgtctctgtttccAGGGCATCCTGAAGTCATGTCACAACAACACGCAGGTGAGTGGCGGTTGCCGAGACCCCAACCGCGTCACTGCTCCGGTCCTGGCGGTACCCCAGGGCCTGTATCTTCATTCACAGCCCATGGGAGCCCTGCAGCCACCGGCTCCCTCTGCCTCGGGGagagcccacagctcccagtcccGCCCCAGGGCTACTGCTGGCGCTGGGCTGACCCTTCATCTACTCCCCACTCAGCTCCAGCCCAGGACTTGGTCGCCAGCCAGCCAAAGGGAGCAGGCTGgagccccctgcccagtgccagcTCCAGCCGCAGCGTTCCAAGCCCTGACCCCGGGCAGCGATTCCCACGAGCATCACGGCCCCGCCGCAGCCGCCGATCCGAGCTTTAAAAGGGAAAAACATTCgtccctctgcttcctcccccatccccacttaTCTCCGGCTCGGCCAGCTGCCCCatcccccaggctgggggcaagCCACTCGCACGAGGCAGCTCTGGCCCCTCTAGCGCCttgggtgtggggcaggcagctccAGGGACCAGGGGGTGCAAGGCCCAGGGCTGgtatcctgccctgcccccaaccgTCCCTGCACCAAACCCTGTTCAGGGCTCCCCATTCAGACCCAGCAGTGGCCCCTTGCTGCACATCTGGGCCATCTGGCCTTGTGGCTAAGAGCTTGGGGGAGCTGGGCCGTATtccgtagggttaccatatttcagcaagaaaaaaagaggacgggaggagcccccccccagaacccccaaccctccccccgttccttgtcccctgactgccccctcctgggacccctgcccctaactgccccccaggactccactccctatctaagcctccctgcctcttgtcccctgactgccccaacccttatccacacccccacccccagacagacccctgggactcccacgccccatccaaccactccccaccccctgacagccccccccccagaactcccaacccatctaaacccctctgctccctgtcccctgactgctccgatccctctccgcactcctgccccctgacagccccccccagaactcccaacccatctaaacccctctgctccctgtcccctgactgctccgatccctctccccacccctgccccctgacagccccccccagaactcccaaacacccccccctgctccttgtcccctgactgccccctcctgggacccctgctcctaactgccctccagaaccccaccccctacctaagcctccctgttccttgtaccctaactgccccctcctaagaccccccccaactgccccccaggaccctaccccctacctgtaccctgactgcccaaaactttctccaccccccccaaaagccccccccgtttcttgactgccccctccagaacctccctgccccttctcctgccccccttaccctgctgctcagaacagggtgttgggctctgtgcgagccggacacatggctgcgctccccagcacaacaaaacccggtctggccctgcacagtgctgccggaccgggctgcaggggagagctgccggctcagaatgcagggcggatccggctcctctacagctgctcctgagtccagcccgggacttccctgcagccctcccagccgctcgctctgctctgccgggggggaaatcccggacattgtgagtgctttacaaattccccccggacgctatttttagcactaaaaggaggacatgtccgggtaaatccggacgaatggtaaccctatattccGGGCTCTGCAGCACCGGGGGGGTCGGTGCTGTGTCTGCCGTgaccaggcccctccccctgtgAGGCTGCAGCTCTCTTAGGgaatccctcccccacagcagctgaGCCCCAGTGCCCTCCGGCACTGACCTCCACGCCTGGTACCCAGACGCCCCGGTGATGGGCACGCTGGGGCTCCCGGGAGCTGGCATCCCAGGGTTTCCCAGGCAGCGAGGGGCTGGGTGGCGTGAGAGCTGCTGGCTCGGAGCAGGGCTGTGTCAGCTCCTCCAGCTGTTGGACACAGCTGGGAAGCCTCAGGCAGGAGCGATGATGTGGGAACAGCTGGAGCGAGCGTCTCTGCTCTGGTGGGCACCTGCCCTTCCCCCCGGGGGCTAACGGGGAAGGATGCGTGGTGCTCGCTCGGCAGCTTCCAGCCTCTGTCTCCTGCAGGCCTTCGTGCAGGAGCTACTCCTCAAGCTGCGGGGGCTCCAGAAGCAGCAAGTCCTGCAGCGGCGGCCCAGCCCGGAGCTCCAGGAGCGAGCGTGACCCCTGCCCAGGGAGGGGCCCCTGCGGCCCTTGGCGGTGGCAGCTTCCTCCGGACGAGTGGGACCAGCGAGGCCCTGCAAATCCAGCCTGGGGCCGGGGGTTGCTCGGCGGAGCCTCCTGACGCGACAGCTTGTTCCCCTGCACCTGGGGATGGCACAGGcctggccccccgccccccagcagccccctggacgttatcccctgccccagcctgtgaCTGCCCTGTGTGAGTCTCTGGCCAGCCgaggggttggggctcagcgcGTGCCTTTCGGATTGTAATAAAGCCTTGCTGTGAAGCGCTGGCCTCGGTCTGGTCCCTGCTGTGGGCGCCGGGCTCTGCTGGCCCTGGCTAGACACACAGCCAGGCCCCGGACTGGGCTGACCTGGCCGGGACTCGGCCCCGGGCCTGGGGCACGCTCAGGCACCTGCTGTTCCTCTCTCTGGCTGCAGGCGGGATCCCCAAGCCGGCAGGCCTGGGCTGcgggggggcagtttggggggcagagccccacccctctcaggggcagggtggggaaccCCTCTTGCTGCAAGATGGCACCTTGTCTCCGCATCCCAGGGCGGGACGCTGGCCCTGTTCTCCTCACCCTGCCCTGGTGGGCTGCTCCCCACAGGGCTGTGCCCATGGCACTGGGGCAGAGGGAAATCCCCttggcaggggacggggcagcACCCCCCGGTGGTGGGCAGAGCGGCTCTCTGGCCTGGGCCTCAGGCTCGTGCCCCGGCGTGGAGGCGGCTGGGTCATGCGCCGGTCCCGGGGTCACTGCAGGAATCTGTTTCTGTGCCTCGCCCAGCCAAGCTGCGTCCTCCTCTTCGCTTCACACCCAGCCTGGGCTGCGGCGCAGCGGCCCCGGTGCCCTCCAGGGTTCATCTGTGCCAGTGAGCGCTGGGTCGGGTCAGGCCAGCCCCGCTCGGCTCCATATTTGGCCATGTGCTGGGCATTCCCTGTGGTCCTATCCATCCTGCGCACGGCTTGCTGCGGGAGAGCGCTGGGCTcgtgccagccctgcctgggcgGGGCCGGAGCCAAGCTCCTACAGGGAGAGTTCGTAGGAGAGGGCCAGTGCAGGGTCCCCTGACAGAGGCAGGGGCATCTCTGAGCCGTGTGCCTCCCTCTCGGCTTCGTGCAGCCGCCCTGGGCCCTGGCGTGGCTGCTGGGCGCTTGGCGCAACTGGATGCTCCCGCTTCGGCCTCCCGGGCAGGACTTGGAACgtggccctgcctggagcccagGCCCAGCTGGGAAAGTTGGGCCGTCCCCTGGGAGCCCCCCGGGTGCAATTCACTCTGGCGGGTGGGCCTGGCCCCCAGCGCCACTGGCTAAGGTAGGACTCCAGCCCGAAGGTCCCAGCTGGGCCCCTCTCTGCCAGGGGGAGCCTGGCTCTGTCCCTGAGAGGGTGCCGCCTCTGGGCCGTACCGTGGCAGCTGGTCGAGCGGCTGCACGGCGACGAAGCAGGGCCGGCCGTGAAGGCGAATCCTGGGGCGCAGCTGGGGGGTGCCTGAGTGGAACGGACGCTGTCGTTGCTCTGAtgcgccccctgccctgggggtgaAAGCAGCCGGGGGAGCAGGTCCTGCTGTGCGCTGCTCGGGGTCCCTGCGTCGTCCTGagcagctgtggctgggggcgTGCGGGGCTGGGGATCAGGCAGTCGTCCTCCATCCGGTGTTTATACCTCCCTGTAAACACTGGCAGCAAATAGCTCGTGTGGGGCCGCTGGCTCTGGACTCTCCGACCCGTCTCGGCACTTTCCTGGCAGCCGAGCGTGAGCCAGGCCCTTGCTGGATCCCCGGGTGCCATGAGCCAGGACCTCCTGGGTGCagtcatggggtggggggtgtcagacTTCGCCTTATGGGGCATGtccttgtcacggagtattgggggactcagggccctgcacccccggcttcctgcgattcaccatgactctcagccagccagtaaagcagaaggtttatttggatgacaggaatacagtccaagacaggtcttgcaggcacagacaacagggccccccctcagttaggtccatcttggggtccccgggcatcccagcccagccccccttgggaggtcagagccatctctgccccccagccctctctccctgcctgcttccagcactctgccttcagccacccctcccacagcctttgttcagtttcccgggctaaggagtcgcctcgccttcaaccccttcctgggttctcatgttacacactcaggtatgcgccctcgggcagatcccatcctgcaatgcagaccatcctagtcacactcccctgtcagcattcacagaccacagtgagaacaggcccagttcgtcacagtccTGCTCTCTGGGGTCCTATCAggcagctgggtggggggagccccaTGCTCGAGCAGGGTCACCTAGTGCCAGAAACCCACCTGGGGGCTtgtctttgggggtgggggggcgttaGCCCcatgggcccaggccctcagctGGCACAAATCAGCCATTTACAGGGACTCCCGGTGTTGGGAGCTTCTGggcaggacttgtccttcccctgctCTCGCCGCCTTGGTAGAGGCAGCTGTGGGGGCTGTCTACAGGGAGACAAAGTCCTGGTGCCCGGGGTCCTTacagctgggagcggggctggggaatgtgtgtgagggggttctggcgtgacggggccctgatctcggccggggtctgggcaggggctggcatgatggggccctgatctcggccgtGACCGGTAGGTGCTACTGTCCCACACAGGATAATAAGCTCCCTGGTGTAGTCTGACCCCCGCCCGTGCTGAGCGCTAGGGTCTGTGTGGATAGAAGGGGGCTCGGTCTGTGTCCCGGCAG
Protein-coding sequences here:
- the PPP1R14A gene encoding protein phosphatase 1 regulatory subunit 14A, whose amino-acid sequence is MAANRVGRRLGRGSPARSPGSPRAEPARSPGIQKRQARVTVKYDRRELQRRLDTEKWIDGRLEELYRGREAEMPDEVNIDELLELDTDEARAAQLQGILKSCHNNTQAFVQELLLKLRGLQKQQVLQRRPSPELQERA